Proteins from a genomic interval of Pectinophora gossypiella chromosome 4, ilPecGoss1.1, whole genome shotgun sequence:
- the LOC126366407 gene encoding uncharacterized protein LOC126366407 encodes MLSIREFVLNTAERYYNKSHLDMNNKSEEALSDFVNNSQSLLLQGFLENESNLLLSTKILDEKRRSVVFYKTSAQELTRDDAVKNINIFSLSSNAAESLYQILRQIYSPLLSAGNDLYSSKLQKSLSELESNLRILTHGKGDANMNDRGR; translated from the exons ATGTTGAGCATACGtgaatttgttttaaatacggcag aaagatattataataaatcacATCTGGATATGAATAACAAATCAGAGGAAGCATTGTCTGATTTTGTTAATAATTCACAAAGTTTGTTACTCCAAGGATTTTTAGAAAATGAGAGTAATTTATTGTTATCCACAAAA ATATTAGATGAGAAGAGAAGGTCAGTGGTATTTTACAAAACATCAGCACAAGAGCTGACACGGGATGATGCAGTCAAGAACATTAACATCTTTAGCCTCTCCAGTAATGCTGCTGAGTCCTTGTACCAGATCCTCAGACAGATTTACTCACCTTTACTATCTGCT GGCAATGACTTATACTCAAGTAAACTCCAAAAAAGCCTTTCTGAATTGGAATCCAACTTGAGGATACTTACCCATGGGAAAGGTGATGCAAATATGaatg ACCGAgggcgttaa